One region of Ahniella affigens genomic DNA includes:
- a CDS encoding sensor histidine kinase, translated as MTDARHEQANALLGELNRQQGGRLTIFLGAAPGVGKTYAMLTRAQEHKRQGLDVVIGIVETHGRAETEALVAGLEVLPRRVLPYNGHRLEELDLDALLARKPQLALIDELAHTNASGSRHDKRWQDVLELLDAGIDVYTTINIQHLESLNDLVLRITGVRVRETVPDIVFDRLRDIVLVDLPPSELIQRLQQGKVYVPEQAAQALHSFFSPANLTALRELALQTAADRVDNLHREAQTARGGPSVALRRLVLVAIDGRGQSEYLVRVGRRLAERRDAPWQVVFVQTADEMEPEQRGDVDAALTLARRLGGEAAVVRGASVVDALLDHAARLGASSIVIGRTRERPIARMFNRTLTQQLIQRGAHFELTIVSTPEARASARRWRLDEPQSRARMYGLAVVGAALAIAVAGAAEALIGLTDLSMVFIVAVLLIAVRTRMSAAVLAAVLCFLGYNFFFIEPRFTFFIGARQGVVTVLLFLIAALVTGRLASRLRAQLLALRAANAHVTALQQLSRRLALAVDARQAMQATCDVMERALEADVIVQVQSETVASGAHELDQKGRSAADWGMRHQQPSGRYTDTLAGSAWWLLPLPEEMGVLGIRFPEHLKTLSDEHRRLAEAMRDELAQTLQRTRLVRELEDSRISGETERLRSALLASVSHDLRSPLAAIIGAASSLQSYSAQMDATDRNALLDTVRLEGERLDRYIQNLLDMTRLGHGGLSLNRDWIGVDELIGAATSRLSRYESTARFELAIAPNLNAIWVHPALVEQALFNVLENAVRFTPRGRPVRIEASDDPEGRLRIDVCDEGPGIPEAERQRIFDMFYSVERGDRGGGSGLGLTICQGMIGAHGGSVEALPGRSGHGTIIRMTLPRLEPSSSTP; from the coding sequence ATGACTGATGCGCGGCATGAACAGGCCAATGCCCTGTTGGGTGAGTTGAATCGCCAACAGGGTGGGCGTTTGACCATTTTCCTGGGCGCAGCACCTGGCGTCGGCAAGACGTATGCGATGCTCACGCGTGCCCAGGAACACAAGCGGCAAGGCTTGGACGTCGTCATCGGGATTGTCGAGACCCATGGCCGTGCCGAGACGGAAGCGCTGGTCGCGGGTTTGGAAGTCTTGCCGAGGCGCGTCCTGCCGTACAACGGACATCGGCTGGAAGAACTTGATCTGGACGCGCTGCTGGCGCGAAAACCGCAATTGGCGTTGATCGACGAGCTCGCGCACACGAATGCGTCGGGCTCGCGCCACGACAAGCGCTGGCAGGATGTGCTCGAACTGTTGGATGCGGGAATCGACGTCTACACGACGATCAATATTCAGCATCTGGAGAGTCTGAATGACCTCGTGTTGCGGATCACGGGCGTGCGCGTGCGCGAGACAGTGCCCGACATTGTCTTCGACCGGCTGCGCGATATCGTTCTGGTGGACTTGCCGCCGAGCGAACTGATTCAGCGTCTGCAACAAGGCAAGGTTTATGTGCCAGAGCAGGCCGCGCAGGCGCTGCATTCGTTTTTCTCGCCCGCGAATCTGACTGCCTTGCGGGAACTTGCGCTGCAAACGGCCGCTGACCGCGTCGATAATCTGCACCGGGAAGCGCAAACCGCACGCGGGGGGCCGTCTGTGGCGCTGCGCCGATTGGTACTGGTCGCAATTGACGGTCGCGGGCAATCGGAATACCTCGTGCGCGTCGGGCGGCGCCTCGCTGAACGCCGCGACGCGCCTTGGCAGGTCGTGTTTGTACAGACTGCAGACGAGATGGAACCCGAGCAACGCGGAGATGTCGATGCGGCGCTTACACTTGCGCGTCGATTGGGCGGTGAGGCGGCCGTCGTTCGGGGTGCGAGTGTGGTCGATGCCTTGCTGGATCACGCCGCGCGTCTGGGCGCTTCCAGCATTGTCATTGGGCGCACACGCGAACGACCCATTGCGCGCATGTTCAATCGCACCCTGACGCAGCAGCTGATTCAGCGCGGCGCGCATTTCGAGTTGACCATCGTCAGCACACCCGAAGCTCGGGCCTCGGCGCGACGCTGGCGGCTTGACGAACCACAATCGCGGGCACGCATGTATGGTCTCGCCGTCGTCGGGGCTGCGCTCGCAATTGCCGTGGCGGGGGCAGCCGAAGCCTTGATTGGGCTGACGGATTTATCGATGGTGTTCATTGTGGCCGTGTTGCTGATTGCTGTACGCACCCGCATGAGCGCGGCTGTACTCGCGGCAGTCCTATGCTTTCTCGGCTACAACTTCTTCTTCATCGAGCCGCGCTTTACGTTCTTTATTGGCGCGCGCCAGGGCGTGGTCACGGTCTTGTTGTTCTTGATCGCGGCGTTGGTGACAGGTCGCTTGGCATCGCGATTGCGCGCCCAGCTCTTGGCCCTACGAGCGGCGAATGCCCATGTGACAGCGCTGCAGCAACTCAGTCGACGTCTGGCGTTGGCCGTTGATGCCCGCCAAGCGATGCAGGCGACATGTGATGTCATGGAGCGCGCGCTGGAGGCCGACGTCATCGTGCAAGTGCAATCCGAAACGGTCGCGTCGGGCGCTCACGAACTCGATCAAAAGGGCCGTAGCGCAGCCGATTGGGGGATGCGCCATCAACAGCCATCGGGGCGCTACACCGACACACTCGCGGGTTCCGCGTGGTGGTTGCTCCCATTGCCAGAGGAAATGGGGGTGCTGGGCATTCGCTTTCCAGAACATCTGAAGACATTGAGTGACGAGCATCGCCGGCTTGCCGAAGCCATGCGCGATGAATTGGCGCAGACGCTGCAACGCACGCGCCTCGTGCGCGAGCTTGAGGATTCCCGGATCAGCGGCGAAACCGAGCGGTTGCGCTCGGCGTTGCTCGCGTCAGTCTCGCACGATCTGCGGTCACCGCTGGCGGCGATCATCGGTGCTGCGAGCAGCCTGCAAAGTTATAGCGCGCAGATGGATGCGACAGATCGCAACGCACTGCTCGACACGGTCCGCCTCGAGGGCGAGCGACTGGACCGCTACATTCAGAACCTGCTCGACATGACCCGCCTTGGTCACGGTGGCCTGTCATTGAACCGCGACTGGATTGGTGTGGACGAACTGATTGGTGCCGCGACATCTCGCTTGTCGCGCTATGAATCGACGGCGCGGTTCGAGCTGGCAATCGCACCCAATCTCAACGCGATCTGGGTGCACCCTGCGCTGGTCGAGCAGGCGCTGTTCAATGTGCTGGAGAATGCCGTGCGCTTTACGCCGCGTGGTCGGCCCGTACGCATCGAAGCCAGTGATGATCCCGAAGGTCGGCTTCGCATCGATGTCTGTGATGAAGGGCCGGGCATTCCGGAGGCCGAGCGCCAGCGGATCTTCGACATGTTCTACAGCGTCGAACGTGGCGATCGCGGCGGCGGCAGCGGCTTGGGCCTCACGATCTGCCAGGGAATGATCGGCGCACACGGCGGCAGCGTTGAGGCTTTGCCGGGGCGCTCGGGACATGGCACCATCATTCGCATGACACTGCCCAGGCTTGAGCCCAGTTCATCCACCCCATGA
- the kdpC gene encoding potassium-transporting ATPase subunit KdpC: MNTVSVSINDRISWRAPVVMALVVLLGFGFLYSLVTTVLVSSLFPSQAAGSLLTRDGQVVGSVWVAQAFTDDRYFYARPSAANYDPMAAAGSNWARSNPALAERMATLRADIAAREGVPPDQVPDELLTASGAGFDPHLSPDGIAVQVARVARARGLTEGALQELVADQTEGPQFGVLGQTRVNVLKLNLALDQMQAGR; encoded by the coding sequence ATGAACACTGTGTCGGTTTCAATCAATGATCGGATCAGCTGGCGTGCGCCGGTCGTCATGGCACTGGTGGTGCTACTTGGCTTCGGCTTCTTGTATAGCCTTGTCACCACCGTGCTGGTGTCGAGCCTGTTTCCAAGCCAGGCGGCAGGCAGCCTGTTGACGCGCGATGGCCAAGTCGTCGGCTCCGTTTGGGTGGCGCAAGCCTTCACCGATGATCGCTACTTTTATGCGCGTCCGTCGGCAGCAAACTACGACCCGATGGCCGCTGCGGGCAGCAACTGGGCGCGCAGTAATCCAGCCCTGGCCGAGCGGATGGCCACCTTGCGAGCGGACATTGCCGCGCGTGAAGGCGTGCCACCTGATCAGGTTCCGGACGAGCTGCTGACCGCCTCGGGTGCGGGTTTCGATCCACACTTGAGCCCCGACGGTATCGCCGTGCAGGTGGCGCGAGTCGCGCGGGCTCGGGGTTTGACCGAAGGCGCCCTACAGGAGCTTGTTGCTGACCAGACCGAAGGTCCGCAATTCGGGGTATTGGGCCAAACTCGGGTCAATGTCCTGAAGCTCAACCTCGCGCTGGACCAGATGCAAGCCGGGCGCTGA
- the kdpB gene encoding potassium-transporting ATPase subunit KdpB produces the protein MLLAAAGAACRKLSPAHMIKSPVMAIVWLGTVLAILITLAGIGDLRFGVMVSLLLLITVLFGNFAEAIAEARGRGQAASLRRARKDLVARRLQDWQGPSHLDATKESQVPAGLLQVGDHVRVSAGELVPADGEIIHGLATINESAVTGESAPVLREAGTDRSGVIGGTKVLSDDIVVRVTAPAGHSFLDRMIALVEGANRQKTPNELALTLLLAAMTLTFLLVCATLPLIAGFVDMHVDPLMLIALLVCLIPTTIGGLLPAIGIAGMNRALAANVLAKSGKAVEVAGDVDVLLLDKTGTITFGDRQATKFFPMAGVDPSQLRDAAYLASMADPTPEGKSILKLAREQGSALQEPEQLVAHAFSAHTRMSGVDVGTRQLRKGAGDAIARYVQAHGGQVPVELSSRVEQVARSGATPLVVAEGAHVLGVIALSDVVKHGVKERFARMRALGIRTVMITGDNPLTAAAIAAEAGVDDYLAEARPEDKLARIRSEQAQGRLVAMVGDGTNDAPALAQADVGLAMNSGTQAAKEAGNMVDLDSDPTKLLQVVEVGKQQLMTRGALTTFSLANDVSKYFAILPALFAAQLPAMANLDLMRLSSPANAILAALIFNALIIPALIPLALRGVRLRPASATVLLRNNMLVYGLGGLLLPFVAIKAIDLLLFATLGA, from the coding sequence ATGTTGCTCGCTGCGGCCGGCGCGGCGTGCCGCAAACTGTCGCCTGCCCACATGATCAAGAGCCCGGTCATGGCCATTGTCTGGCTGGGCACGGTTTTGGCCATCTTGATCACGCTTGCCGGCATCGGCGATCTCCGCTTTGGCGTCATGGTCAGCCTGTTGCTGCTGATCACGGTGCTGTTCGGTAATTTCGCCGAAGCCATCGCGGAGGCTCGTGGTCGCGGGCAAGCCGCGTCGCTGCGGCGAGCCCGCAAGGACTTGGTGGCGCGTCGGCTCCAAGATTGGCAAGGTCCGTCGCACCTTGACGCCACGAAGGAGTCACAGGTGCCCGCTGGCTTGCTGCAAGTCGGCGATCATGTACGCGTCAGCGCGGGCGAATTGGTGCCGGCCGATGGCGAGATCATTCATGGCCTTGCGACGATCAACGAATCCGCGGTCACGGGCGAATCGGCACCGGTATTGCGGGAGGCCGGTACCGATCGCTCCGGTGTGATTGGCGGTACCAAGGTGTTGTCTGATGACATTGTGGTCCGCGTGACCGCGCCAGCGGGCCACAGCTTTCTGGATCGCATGATTGCGCTCGTGGAAGGCGCGAATCGCCAGAAAACCCCGAACGAACTCGCGCTGACCTTGCTGCTCGCCGCGATGACGCTGACGTTCCTGCTCGTTTGCGCAACACTGCCGCTGATCGCTGGTTTCGTCGACATGCACGTCGACCCGCTGATGCTGATCGCCTTGCTGGTGTGCCTGATTCCGACGACGATTGGCGGACTGCTGCCGGCAATCGGCATTGCCGGGATGAACCGAGCACTCGCTGCGAACGTTCTGGCCAAGTCAGGCAAGGCGGTCGAAGTGGCGGGCGATGTCGATGTGCTCTTGCTCGACAAGACTGGCACCATCACGTTCGGTGATCGTCAGGCCACGAAGTTCTTTCCGATGGCGGGCGTGGACCCATCACAGTTACGTGATGCCGCCTATTTGGCGTCAATGGCGGACCCCACTCCGGAAGGCAAATCGATTCTGAAGCTTGCCCGTGAGCAAGGCTCAGCCCTGCAGGAGCCAGAACAGTTGGTCGCGCATGCATTCTCCGCCCACACGCGAATGTCGGGTGTCGATGTGGGCACGCGTCAGCTCCGCAAAGGTGCCGGTGACGCCATCGCTCGCTATGTACAGGCCCATGGCGGGCAGGTGCCTGTCGAGTTGAGCAGTCGGGTCGAGCAAGTCGCGCGCTCCGGCGCAACGCCGCTGGTGGTGGCCGAAGGCGCGCATGTGCTCGGTGTCATCGCGCTGTCCGATGTGGTCAAGCATGGCGTCAAGGAGCGCTTCGCACGGATGCGTGCGTTGGGTATTCGCACCGTGATGATCACAGGCGACAACCCGCTGACGGCTGCGGCCATCGCGGCCGAAGCGGGCGTCGACGACTATCTGGCAGAAGCGCGGCCCGAAGACAAACTCGCGCGAATTCGGAGCGAACAGGCGCAAGGCCGACTGGTCGCGATGGTGGGGGATGGCACGAACGATGCCCCCGCGCTCGCGCAGGCAGATGTCGGGCTGGCCATGAATTCCGGGACACAGGCGGCGAAGGAAGCGGGCAATATGGTGGACCTCGACTCCGATCCGACCAAGCTGCTGCAAGTCGTCGAAGTGGGCAAACAGCAATTGATGACGCGCGGCGCGCTGACGACCTTTTCGTTGGCAAACGATGTATCGAAGTACTTCGCCATTTTGCCAGCGCTGTTTGCGGCACAGCTGCCAGCCATGGCAAACCTTGATCTGATGCGACTGTCGAGCCCCGCGAACGCAATTCTCGCCGCGCTGATCTTCAATGCTTTGATCATCCCGGCCCTGATCCCATTGGCCTTGCGTGGCGTTCGTCTGCGCCCGGCCAGTGCCACGGTGCTGCTCCGAAACAACATGTTGGTCTACGGGCTTGGCGGCTTGCTGCTGCCGTTTGTGGCGATCAAGGCAATTGATCTGCTGCTGTTCGCAACCCTGGGAGCTTGA
- the kdpA gene encoding potassium-transporting ATPase subunit KdpA: MREAILILLLALSLAWPLGQYLALIFQRAPSRLDRWFAPIERPLYRLLGINPDSAMSWRGYALAFLFSNALLAVPAWLILMTQAWLPLNPDAVPNMQWDTALHTMVSFLTNTNQQHYSGQAQLSYLAQMVVITGLQIATPMMGLVIAVATLRVMFAPAVEATTKSDEYRHATPVSVGNYWVDLIRASTRLMLPLCLIWAVLLGAEGVPATLSAGPVATTLDAGSGQTAQKVPLGPVAPMVAAKQLGTNGGGWYGPNSSMPLENPTPLSNFLETLAIVLLPMAVVMMIGPLTGRRRFAALVFGCMATLSVASVGLALWAETASVPATQSMMMEGKEVRFGAEASALWASLTTQTSNGSVNAMHDSLTPLTGLVTISNMLINAIWGGVGCGLQQFLVYLLLTVFLAGLMTGRSPELFGRKIEAPEIRWLAWLVLLQPIVVLGFTAIALAIPEWTGNSNPGSHGISQVFYEYTSAFANNGSGFEGLGDATIWWNLSTTLALLLGRYPALLIPLIVAARLAAKPRVPEGLGTLSIETPTFALTTIAIIVILTLLQFMPALVLGPVAEHLSLSAA; encoded by the coding sequence GTGCGCGAAGCGATCCTCATACTGCTGTTGGCCCTTTCGCTTGCCTGGCCACTGGGCCAATACCTCGCCTTGATCTTTCAGCGTGCACCGAGCCGGCTGGACCGCTGGTTTGCACCGATTGAACGCCCCCTCTATCGCTTGCTCGGAATCAATCCCGACAGCGCCATGAGTTGGCGCGGCTATGCGCTGGCCTTTCTGTTCTCGAATGCGCTGCTCGCGGTTCCGGCCTGGTTGATCCTCATGACCCAGGCGTGGTTGCCATTGAACCCGGACGCTGTGCCGAACATGCAGTGGGATACCGCGCTCCACACCATGGTGTCGTTCTTGACCAACACCAATCAGCAACACTACTCAGGTCAGGCGCAGTTGTCTTATCTCGCGCAAATGGTGGTGATTACCGGCCTGCAAATCGCAACGCCGATGATGGGCCTGGTGATCGCAGTGGCTACGTTGCGCGTGATGTTTGCCCCGGCGGTCGAGGCGACGACGAAATCCGACGAGTATCGTCATGCAACGCCGGTATCGGTCGGCAACTACTGGGTCGATCTGATTCGGGCCAGCACGCGCCTGATGCTGCCTTTGTGCCTGATCTGGGCCGTTCTGCTGGGTGCCGAGGGGGTGCCAGCGACGCTATCGGCCGGTCCGGTCGCGACGACGCTGGATGCTGGCAGCGGGCAGACGGCGCAGAAGGTGCCGCTGGGTCCAGTGGCGCCGATGGTGGCTGCCAAACAGCTGGGCACGAATGGCGGTGGCTGGTACGGGCCAAACAGCAGCATGCCGCTGGAGAATCCAACGCCGCTGTCGAACTTCCTGGAGACCCTGGCCATCGTGCTGCTTCCCATGGCCGTGGTGATGATGATCGGGCCGCTCACCGGGCGCCGCCGATTTGCGGCGTTAGTCTTCGGCTGCATGGCGACGTTGAGTGTGGCGTCGGTGGGCTTGGCACTGTGGGCCGAGACCGCGTCTGTGCCGGCCACGCAAAGCATGATGATGGAGGGTAAGGAGGTCCGCTTCGGCGCCGAGGCGTCGGCACTGTGGGCAAGCCTGACGACCCAAACCAGTAACGGCTCCGTTAATGCGATGCATGACTCACTCACGCCACTAACCGGTCTGGTGACGATCAGCAACATGCTGATCAACGCGATCTGGGGTGGTGTCGGCTGCGGTCTGCAACAGTTTCTGGTGTATCTGCTGCTGACGGTGTTTCTGGCTGGTCTGATGACCGGGCGGTCGCCAGAGTTGTTCGGTCGCAAGATCGAAGCGCCCGAGATCCGCTGGCTGGCGTGGCTCGTGTTGCTGCAGCCGATTGTGGTGTTGGGATTCACCGCCATCGCGCTGGCCATTCCGGAATGGACAGGGAACTCGAACCCCGGCTCTCACGGTATCTCCCAGGTGTTCTACGAGTACACGTCGGCATTTGCGAACAACGGTTCGGGCTTCGAAGGGTTGGGTGATGCCACGATCTGGTGGAACTTGAGCACGACGCTCGCGCTGTTGCTCGGTCGCTACCCAGCCTTGTTGATTCCGTTGATTGTGGCGGCACGGCTCGCGGCAAAGCCACGCGTTCCGGAAGGCCTGGGCACGCTCAGCATCGAGACCCCGACCTTCGCGCTGACGACGATCGCCATCATCGTCATTCTGACGCTATTGCAATTCATGCCTGCACTCGTGCTTGGGCCAGTCGCCGAGCATTTGAGTCTGAGTGCGGCTTAA
- a CDS encoding potassium-transporting ATPase subunit F produces MPVWLEIVCMFALLLAAIYLIVVILYPERF; encoded by the coding sequence ATGCCTGTCTGGTTAGAAATCGTCTGTATGTTCGCGCTGTTGCTCGCGGCGATCTATTTGATCGTCGTCATTCTGTACCCCGAGCGATTCTGA
- the ubiE gene encoding bifunctional demethylmenaquinone methyltransferase/2-methoxy-6-polyprenyl-1,4-benzoquinol methylase UbiE — translation MSDSRKTVDFGYKQVAVEDKQKLVGKVFSSVADKYDVMNDLMSFGIHRLWKREFVATSGVRPGARVLDLAGGTGDIAALLADRVGPTGEIIIGDINYEMLSVGRDRMLDRGRHDRMRFVRLNAECLPFPDQHFDAVTIAFGLRNVTDKAAALKDMHRVLKIGGRALVLEFSEVREPLLKPLYDFHSFRVLPRLGALIANDSHSYQYLAESIRKHPNQETLKAMMQVAGFERCDYRNLTAGIVAIHSGYRVA, via the coding sequence ATGAGCGATTCCCGAAAGACCGTCGACTTTGGCTACAAGCAGGTGGCTGTCGAGGACAAACAAAAACTGGTCGGCAAAGTCTTCAGTTCGGTGGCCGACAAATACGATGTGATGAATGACCTCATGTCGTTCGGAATTCATCGCCTGTGGAAGCGCGAATTTGTCGCGACCAGCGGGGTCCGGCCAGGCGCGCGCGTGCTCGACCTTGCGGGCGGTACCGGCGATATCGCTGCTTTGTTGGCTGATCGCGTGGGCCCGACGGGCGAGATCATCATTGGCGACATCAACTACGAAATGCTGTCGGTTGGGCGCGATCGCATGCTCGATCGTGGGCGCCATGACCGCATGCGGTTTGTGCGCCTCAATGCCGAATGTCTGCCGTTTCCGGATCAACACTTCGATGCGGTGACGATTGCGTTTGGGTTGCGCAATGTCACCGACAAGGCGGCGGCGCTGAAAGACATGCATCGGGTTCTGAAGATCGGTGGCCGGGCGCTGGTACTGGAGTTCTCGGAAGTACGCGAGCCGCTCTTGAAGCCGCTCTATGACTTCCATTCGTTCCGCGTGCTGCCGCGCCTGGGTGCGCTGATCGCGAATGATTCGCACAGCTATCAATACCTGGCGGAATCGATTCGTAAGCATCCGAATCAGGAAACCCTGAAGGCGATGATGCAGGTCGCGGGTTTCGAGCGCTGCGATTACCGCAACCTCACCGCTGGGATCGTTGCCATCCATTCCGGGTATCGCGTCGCCTAA
- a CDS encoding gamma-butyrobetaine hydroxylase-like domain-containing protein, which produces MTDPAWPTDLKLHQQSRLLEVHFDDGRQFQFSCEFLRVHSPSAEVQGHGPGQKVLQVGKQHVGIKAINPVGNYAVQIEFDDGHNTGLYSWRTLYEFGVNQEQMWADYLTALAAAGASRSNA; this is translated from the coding sequence ATGACCGATCCCGCCTGGCCAACCGATCTCAAACTCCATCAGCAATCGCGACTGCTGGAAGTGCATTTTGACGATGGCCGGCAGTTTCAATTCAGCTGCGAGTTCCTGCGCGTTCATTCGCCGAGCGCCGAGGTACAGGGCCACGGTCCGGGCCAGAAGGTGCTGCAGGTCGGCAAGCAGCACGTGGGAATCAAGGCGATCAATCCGGTCGGCAACTATGCCGTGCAGATCGAATTCGATGATGGCCACAATACCGGTCTCTATTCCTGGCGCACGCTGTATGAGTTTGGCGTGAACCAAGAGCAGATGTGGGCTGATTACCTGACGGCGCTGGCCGCCGCTGGTGCCTCGCGGAGCAACGCATGA
- a CDS encoding DMT family transporter: protein MPAVLQMLLGATLISSAAIFVQLATVPPSVAGFWRMAFGGLFLMLWLYLRKQPLSGWRGRPLAMMLLSAALFVADLWFWHRSIRWVGPGLSTLLANFQVFLMAAFGVWWFGERLSWRFSAGLLLAFAGTAFLLLPNWSTWPPQFHLGVAYGFITAACYAGFMLTLKRAQAMPGGPSPASSVACVCVASSLLFAPLIALEGHSLAIPDQHNLWVLLAYGLIAQAAGWIAIAGSMPRLGAGMIGLLLLAQPTSAYLLDALIFKLHLRPYDMVGIGLALAGIFLGTTARQPAKSAPEAPAK from the coding sequence ATGCCTGCTGTTCTGCAAATGCTGCTTGGCGCGACTTTGATCAGCTCAGCCGCTATTTTCGTGCAGCTGGCGACGGTGCCGCCGAGCGTGGCGGGCTTCTGGCGCATGGCGTTTGGCGGGTTGTTCCTGATGCTCTGGTTGTACCTGAGAAAGCAGCCTCTGAGCGGCTGGCGCGGCCGCCCGCTCGCGATGATGCTGCTTTCGGCGGCGCTGTTTGTCGCGGACTTGTGGTTCTGGCATCGCAGTATCCGCTGGGTCGGCCCGGGATTGTCGACGTTGCTCGCTAACTTCCAGGTGTTTCTGATGGCCGCGTTCGGGGTCTGGTGGTTCGGCGAGCGGCTCAGCTGGCGCTTCTCGGCAGGCTTGTTGCTGGCCTTTGCCGGCACCGCGTTTCTGTTGCTGCCCAACTGGTCCACCTGGCCGCCGCAGTTTCACCTGGGGGTGGCTTATGGCTTCATCACGGCCGCCTGCTATGCCGGCTTCATGCTGACCCTAAAGCGCGCTCAAGCAATGCCGGGCGGCCCGAGTCCGGCGTCCAGCGTCGCATGTGTCTGCGTCGCATCGAGCTTGCTGTTTGCCCCATTGATCGCCCTGGAAGGCCATTCGCTCGCCATCCCGGATCAACACAATCTTTGGGTGTTGCTGGCCTACGGTCTGATCGCCCAGGCTGCGGGTTGGATCGCCATCGCCGGGTCCATGCCCAGACTCGGCGCGGGAATGATTGGGCTGTTGCTGCTGGCGCAGCCCACATCGGCCTATCTGCTCGACGCCCTCATCTTCAAGTTGCATCTGCGACCCTACGATATGGTCGGAATTGGGCTCGCCCTCGCCGGCATTTTTCTCGGCACAACGGCCCGCCAGCCGGCCAAATCGGCGCCGGAAGCCCCCGCAAAATAG
- a CDS encoding RNA polymerase sigma factor, with product MSNSSFAIEIPEITLAAARKGELRAFEAIYRQFERPAYTLALRMLGDPEQAQETVHDGMLAVFKRICQFRGESPFWAWTRQIVVNEALMRLRKRQPMESLDDLAEPGIEHAHFMPLHGRELERALMRLPELTRSVLWLYHVEGYTHEEIAESFGKTVSFSKSQLSRGMERLRAHLVPEPELSYV from the coding sequence ATGAGCAATTCGAGTTTCGCCATTGAGATCCCGGAAATCACCCTCGCGGCTGCCCGCAAGGGCGAGCTTCGGGCGTTCGAGGCAATCTACCGGCAGTTCGAACGCCCGGCCTACACCTTGGCGCTTCGAATGCTCGGTGACCCGGAACAAGCTCAGGAAACAGTGCACGACGGCATGCTGGCCGTGTTCAAACGCATCTGCCAGTTCCGCGGCGAATCACCCTTCTGGGCCTGGACGCGGCAGATTGTGGTCAACGAAGCGCTGATGCGGCTCCGTAAGCGTCAGCCGATGGAATCGTTGGATGATCTGGCTGAGCCGGGAATCGAGCACGCACATTTCATGCCGCTGCATGGCCGGGAACTGGAGCGCGCCTTGATGCGTCTACCCGAACTCACGCGCTCGGTGCTTTGGCTGTATCACGTTGAAGGTTACACGCACGAAGAGATTGCCGAGAGTTTCGGCAAGACCGTGAGCTTTTCGAAATCGCAGTTGAGCCGGGGCATGGAGCGTCTGCGTGCCCATTTGGTCCCGGAACCGGAGTTGAGTTATGTCTGA